In a single window of the Euryarchaeota archaeon genome:
- a CDS encoding TIGR04084 family radical SAM/SPASM domain-containing protein — MLYIVSTTGVCNLACDYCGGSFPASVMPREVGYPTEALRALVERDKDAVVAFYGGEPLLRVSLVREIMDRVQAKHFVLQTNGLFLDSIPDDCVRRLDTILVSLDGRPEVTNAHRGPGIHGHVMEKVAKIRPRFSGDLVARMTVSEESDIYLDVTHLLSQGFDHVHWQLNAIWSPEGSWTDFGGWIEKSYLPGITRLKKRWLEEMRGGRVLGIVPFQGVMERLRSGAKGLPCGAGRDAFAITTDGRILACPIGPEYEWNRLGTLDQVDPETLKDRLEMQGPCRSCPVANVCGGRCLFANMEGRAKRKEFDLVCRTVKHLIAEMEDARPKVDALMAAGRVTREEIAYPPFNNTTEIIP; from the coding sequence ATGCTCTACATAGTCTCAACGACGGGGGTCTGCAACCTCGCATGTGACTACTGTGGAGGCTCCTTTCCGGCATCCGTGATGCCACGCGAAGTCGGTTACCCTACCGAAGCGCTCCGGGCCCTCGTGGAGAGGGACAAGGATGCCGTGGTGGCGTTCTACGGGGGCGAACCGCTCCTACGCGTATCCCTGGTGCGAGAGATCATGGACCGTGTTCAGGCAAAGCACTTCGTCCTGCAGACAAACGGGCTCTTCTTGGACTCGATCCCCGATGACTGCGTGCGCCGACTCGACACGATCCTCGTTTCGCTCGACGGGCGACCCGAGGTCACCAACGCGCACCGGGGTCCCGGAATCCACGGACACGTCATGGAAAAGGTGGCCAAGATCCGCCCCCGCTTCTCAGGAGATCTCGTCGCGCGCATGACCGTGAGCGAGGAGTCCGACATCTACCTAGATGTGACCCATCTCCTGTCGCAAGGTTTCGACCACGTCCATTGGCAACTCAACGCGATCTGGAGCCCCGAAGGGTCGTGGACCGACTTCGGAGGCTGGATCGAGAAGAGCTACCTTCCGGGGATCACGCGTCTCAAGAAGCGTTGGCTCGAAGAGATGCGTGGAGGTCGGGTCCTGGGGATCGTCCCGTTCCAAGGCGTCATGGAGCGCCTCCGTTCCGGCGCCAAGGGCCTTCCATGCGGGGCGGGCCGGGACGCCTTCGCGATCACGACCGACGGTCGGATACTCGCGTGTCCGATCGGCCCGGAATACGAATGGAACCGGCTCGGCACACTCGACCAAGTGGATCCAGAGACGCTGAAAGACCGCCTCGAGATGCAGGGACCGTGCCGCAGCTGCCCGGTGGCAAACGTCTGTGGCGGCCGATGTCTCTTCGCGAACATGGAGGGACGCGCGAAGAGGAAGGAGTTCGACCTAGTATGCCGGACCGTGAAGCATCTCATCGCGGAAATGGAGGACGCCCGCCCCAAGGTGGACGCCCTAATGGCCGCCGGTCGCGTGACACGGGAGGAAATCGCGTACCCACCGTTCAACAACACCACCGAGATCATTCCTTAG
- a CDS encoding molecular chaperone TorD family protein: MSPTDAEARMERYALLRWGFLAADRRSWAVIRSPEWREGLARINGADGPPAESGNIKTLSQAGEIFADAESFEGAYHATFGGRISCSPYETDYTSSHAFMQARELADISGFYRAFGYAPAPGGDRVDHVALELDFLYALGHREAVLQRAGDAEGAATCLDATRKFLESHTGRFLGRMEEVVGSSGANPFFVEITRLTRTVVEGDVHALGLHPAAPPAWSDMLAQGPDEHACGGCPATPGGH; encoded by the coding sequence ATGTCCCCCACCGACGCCGAGGCGCGAATGGAGCGGTACGCGCTCCTTAGATGGGGCTTCCTGGCCGCGGACAGGCGCTCGTGGGCGGTGATCCGCAGCCCGGAGTGGCGCGAGGGCCTCGCGCGAATCAACGGCGCGGATGGACCGCCGGCAGAGTCGGGAAACATCAAGACTTTGAGCCAAGCAGGAGAGATCTTCGCCGACGCCGAATCCTTCGAGGGCGCCTACCATGCGACTTTCGGGGGCAGGATCTCGTGCTCGCCCTACGAAACGGACTACACGTCATCCCACGCCTTCATGCAGGCGCGTGAACTTGCCGATATCTCGGGTTTCTACCGCGCCTTCGGTTATGCTCCGGCCCCGGGAGGAGACCGTGTGGACCATGTGGCGCTCGAACTGGATTTCCTCTACGCGCTTGGCCACCGGGAAGCGGTCCTCCAGCGTGCGGGCGATGCAGAAGGCGCTGCCACCTGCCTCGACGCCACGCGTAAGTTCCTCGAGTCGCACACTGGGCGTTTTCTCGGCCGCATGGAGGAGGTTGTCGGTTCCTCGGGGGCAAACCCGTTCTTCGTGGAGATCACGCGCCTGACGCGCACGGTCGTCGAGGGAGACGTCCACGCCCTCGGACTCCACCCAGCGGCGCCGCCCGCATGGAGCGACATGCTCGCCCAGGGACCGGACGAACACGCATGCGGCGGGTGCCCGGCCACCCCGGGCGGGCATTAG
- a CDS encoding dehydrogenase gives MPKVYNWQLGREMDYMYEGSRPKRQVAWVFDTNKCIACQTCTIACKNAWTSGRGQEYMFWNNVETKPRGGFPLAYDQKVLELLGPQEWDGETYRGKTIFEAKPSGERVLGYRPEDEDYAHPNIGEDEVADIVQQGVKMLIPHVPWMFYLPRICNHCTYPACLAACPRGSIYKREEDGIVLIDQDRCRGYRECVKGCPYKKPFFRTTTQVSEKCIACFPQIEKGFQTQCVQNCIGKIRINGFLSPPDESRPDNPLDFLVHEKKLGLPLYPQLGLEPNVYYIPPIHVPFEPLIQMFGPGVPHAVETYRNAKDDPEIVGLIQLFGSTDRIIERFAIKGDDAIGYDAEGKEVARTPLYEPQVVRDPFDPALGIPRLNIT, from the coding sequence ATGCCCAAGGTCTACAACTGGCAACTAGGCCGTGAGATGGACTACATGTACGAGGGTAGTCGCCCGAAGCGGCAGGTCGCTTGGGTCTTCGACACGAACAAGTGCATCGCGTGCCAGACCTGCACCATCGCGTGCAAGAACGCGTGGACGAGCGGGCGCGGTCAGGAGTACATGTTCTGGAACAACGTCGAGACCAAGCCCCGCGGCGGCTTTCCCCTTGCCTACGACCAGAAGGTCCTCGAACTCCTCGGCCCCCAAGAGTGGGACGGGGAAACGTACAGGGGCAAGACGATCTTCGAGGCCAAGCCCTCCGGCGAGCGCGTTCTCGGGTATCGTCCCGAGGACGAGGATTACGCGCACCCGAACATCGGGGAGGACGAGGTCGCCGACATAGTCCAACAGGGTGTCAAGATGCTCATCCCGCACGTGCCGTGGATGTTCTACCTCCCTCGCATCTGCAACCACTGCACGTACCCCGCATGCCTCGCGGCGTGCCCGCGAGGAAGCATCTACAAGCGAGAGGAGGACGGTATCGTCCTCATCGACCAGGACCGCTGCCGCGGCTACCGTGAATGCGTGAAAGGATGCCCCTACAAGAAGCCGTTCTTCCGCACGACGACGCAGGTCTCAGAGAAATGCATCGCGTGCTTTCCGCAGATCGAAAAGGGATTTCAGACACAATGCGTGCAGAATTGCATCGGGAAGATCCGCATCAACGGTTTCCTGAGCCCCCCGGACGAGTCGAGACCCGACAACCCTCTCGATTTCCTCGTCCACGAGAAGAAGCTGGGCCTCCCGCTCTACCCACAGCTCGGCCTTGAGCCCAACGTCTACTACATCCCCCCCATCCACGTCCCCTTCGAACCGCTCATCCAGATGTTCGGGCCCGGCGTGCCCCACGCGGTCGAGACGTACCGCAATGCCAAAGACGACCCGGAGATCGTGGGTCTCATCCAACTCTTCGGAAGCACCGACCGAATCATCGAACGCTTCGCGATCAAGGGCGACGACGCCATCGGGTACGACGCCGAGGGGAAAGAGGTGGCGCGGACGCCGTTGTACGAGCCGCAAGTCGTTCGCGACCCGTTCGATCCGGCCCTCGGGATCCCGCGACTCAACATCACGTGA
- a CDS encoding molybdopterin-dependent oxidoreductase, with translation MTSADPGLDRRTFLKKAALAGAGAVLAEDLLDVQGILARAEGPALAALQPVVRVDNPLKAYPDRGWEKIYRNLFLEDSSFVFLCAPNDTHNCYLKAYVKNDYIVRIGPSYGYGKATDIYGNKMSARWDPRLCQKGLALLRRIHGNRRPKSPMIRAGFKRWAEAGFPRGEDGRPAAEYMQRGRDTYVKATWDEAFTLTAKALDNIARTYSGDEGARRLRAQEYDESMIEAMHGAGTQAIKIRGGMAFLGALRLIAMYRLANGLALLDAGIREVDAAHAYGARGWDSYAWHTDLPPGHPLVTGQQTMDWDLVNVEQADIVTLWGINWITTKMPDSHWLTEARLKGTKVVVIACEYQATANKADEVLILRPGTDTALALGLAEVILREKLYDEAFVKAFTDLPLLVRTDTHERLNARDIIPGYAPAELAEVLVLKEGESAVAPGLQGKPILTTALREAWGDYVVWDAAANAPRVVTMDDTGARFLEGDIQPDLDGAHEVTLVGGEKVNARPLFAVLREHLSQSYDPASVSKITWLAPEAVTSLARDIAAHPGKTLFACGMGPNHFFNADLKDRAVLLVASLTANVGKPGGNVGSYAGNYRSAFFNGLPTWVTEDPFAPSLDPALAASAVKKRKLFKYESAHYWNYGDRPLRAGKKLFTGPSHMPTPSKALMLSNSNSIIGNAKWHYDVVNNTLPRMELITVADWWWTASCEYADIVFAVDSWAETKSPDFTASVTNPFFQVFPVTPFARLHDTRSDLDIVAGIADALARETGDARLSDYFKFALEGRPEVYLQRIIDTSATLKGYDFAQLHEKAKQGIPALLMTRTTPKTMGYEQIHDSKPWYTKTGRLEFYRDESDFRDHGENLPVHREPVDATVYEPNVIVARPHSFIAPKTPEDWGFKTSDLDSESRQVRNVMVTADALVATRHPLRARGFSHVYITPKYRHGAHTTPVDLDMMAVWFGPFGDMYRRDKRTPWVGEGYVDINPEDAKSLGIDDGDYVWLDGDPGDRPYRGWKTGTEEYKVARGLLRARYYPGIPHGVARTFHNMYVSTFGSVKGHETNPDGLARSPTTGYQAMFRYGAHQSATRAWLRPTLMGEDVARKNFFGQEIGKGYEVDIYTVNGAPKESFVRLTRAEPGAPDGGLWRPAALGLRPGYETDAVKRFVAGGYIRRI, from the coding sequence GTGACCAGCGCGGATCCGGGGCTCGATCGCAGGACGTTTCTGAAGAAGGCCGCCCTCGCGGGTGCGGGCGCCGTCCTCGCGGAGGATCTACTCGATGTTCAAGGGATCCTAGCCCGCGCAGAGGGCCCGGCCCTGGCGGCGTTACAGCCCGTGGTGCGGGTGGACAACCCGCTCAAGGCGTACCCGGATCGAGGTTGGGAGAAGATCTATCGCAACCTGTTCTTGGAAGATTCGTCCTTTGTCTTCCTTTGCGCCCCCAATGATACACACAACTGTTATCTCAAGGCCTACGTGAAGAACGACTACATAGTGCGTATCGGGCCCAGTTACGGCTACGGCAAGGCCACGGACATCTATGGCAACAAGATGAGCGCGCGTTGGGACCCGCGTCTGTGCCAAAAGGGCCTGGCGCTCTTGCGAAGAATCCACGGTAACCGCCGCCCGAAATCGCCCATGATCCGCGCGGGGTTCAAGCGATGGGCCGAAGCCGGTTTTCCCCGCGGCGAGGACGGAAGACCAGCCGCCGAGTACATGCAACGCGGCCGTGACACCTACGTGAAGGCGACGTGGGACGAGGCCTTCACCCTCACCGCCAAGGCGCTCGACAACATCGCCCGAACGTACTCCGGCGACGAGGGTGCTCGTCGCCTGCGTGCCCAAGAGTACGACGAGTCCATGATCGAGGCCATGCACGGCGCCGGGACGCAGGCCATCAAGATCCGCGGCGGCATGGCCTTTCTCGGCGCGCTTCGCCTCATAGCCATGTACAGACTGGCCAACGGCCTCGCGCTCCTCGACGCCGGCATCCGTGAAGTAGACGCGGCCCACGCATACGGTGCACGTGGGTGGGACAGCTATGCTTGGCACACCGATCTCCCGCCGGGCCACCCCCTGGTCACGGGCCAGCAGACGATGGACTGGGACCTCGTGAACGTGGAGCAAGCCGACATCGTGACCCTTTGGGGTATCAACTGGATCACGACCAAGATGCCGGACAGCCACTGGCTCACCGAAGCGCGTCTAAAGGGCACGAAGGTCGTCGTCATCGCGTGCGAGTACCAAGCGACCGCCAACAAGGCCGACGAAGTCCTCATCCTCCGCCCCGGCACCGACACCGCGCTCGCCCTCGGTCTCGCCGAGGTCATCCTCCGCGAGAAGCTCTACGACGAAGCCTTCGTGAAGGCCTTCACGGACCTTCCCCTCCTAGTGCGCACCGACACGCACGAGCGGCTGAATGCGCGTGACATCATCCCGGGATACGCTCCGGCCGAGCTCGCGGAGGTCCTCGTCCTCAAGGAGGGCGAGTCCGCGGTCGCACCAGGCCTCCAGGGCAAGCCGATCCTCACGACGGCGCTGCGCGAAGCGTGGGGGGACTACGTCGTATGGGACGCGGCCGCGAACGCGCCACGCGTCGTGACCATGGACGACACGGGCGCGCGGTTCCTCGAAGGCGACATCCAGCCTGACCTCGATGGCGCGCACGAGGTCACGCTCGTGGGCGGCGAGAAGGTGAACGCTCGGCCCCTCTTCGCCGTATTGCGTGAGCACCTTTCCCAAAGCTACGATCCCGCGTCGGTCTCGAAGATCACGTGGCTCGCGCCCGAGGCCGTCACGAGTCTCGCGCGCGACATCGCCGCCCATCCGGGAAAGACGCTCTTCGCCTGCGGGATGGGGCCCAACCACTTCTTCAACGCGGACCTCAAGGATCGCGCAGTCCTTCTCGTCGCGTCCCTCACCGCCAACGTCGGAAAGCCCGGCGGGAACGTCGGTTCCTATGCGGGCAACTACCGGTCGGCGTTCTTCAACGGCCTTCCCACCTGGGTGACCGAGGACCCGTTCGCCCCTTCGCTCGATCCCGCCCTTGCCGCTTCGGCGGTCAAGAAGCGCAAGCTCTTCAAGTACGAATCCGCGCACTATTGGAACTACGGTGACCGGCCGCTGCGCGCTGGAAAGAAGCTCTTCACCGGCCCAAGCCACATGCCTACGCCGTCGAAGGCCCTGATGCTGTCGAACTCGAACAGCATCATCGGGAACGCGAAGTGGCACTACGACGTCGTGAACAACACGCTTCCGCGCATGGAGCTCATCACGGTCGCCGACTGGTGGTGGACGGCCTCGTGCGAGTATGCCGACATCGTGTTCGCCGTCGACTCCTGGGCCGAGACGAAGAGTCCAGACTTCACGGCGAGCGTCACGAACCCGTTCTTCCAGGTCTTCCCCGTCACGCCATTCGCGCGGCTGCACGACACGCGCTCCGACCTCGATATCGTCGCAGGCATCGCGGATGCTCTCGCGCGCGAGACGGGAGACGCGCGTCTAAGCGACTACTTCAAGTTCGCCCTTGAGGGACGACCCGAGGTATACCTTCAGCGCATCATCGACACGAGCGCGACGCTCAAGGGCTACGATTTTGCCCAACTGCACGAAAAGGCGAAGCAGGGCATTCCCGCGCTTCTCATGACGCGGACGACCCCGAAGACGATGGGCTATGAGCAGATCCACGACAGCAAACCCTGGTACACGAAGACGGGGCGCCTCGAATTCTACCGTGACGAGTCCGACTTCCGGGATCATGGAGAGAATCTTCCCGTCCATCGCGAGCCGGTCGATGCGACGGTCTACGAGCCCAACGTCATCGTCGCGCGTCCCCACTCGTTCATCGCGCCAAAGACACCGGAGGACTGGGGATTCAAGACGTCGGACCTGGACTCCGAGAGCCGTCAAGTCCGCAACGTCATGGTCACGGCCGACGCGCTCGTCGCGACGCGCCACCCCCTGCGCGCCCGCGGTTTCTCGCATGTCTACATCACACCCAAGTACCGCCATGGCGCGCACACGACGCCCGTCGATCTTGACATGATGGCGGTCTGGTTCGGCCCCTTTGGCGACATGTACCGCCGCGACAAGCGGACGCCATGGGTCGGGGAAGGATACGTTGACATCAATCCCGAAGACGCCAAGTCACTCGGTATCGATGACGGGGACTACGTCTGGCTTGACGGGGACCCAGGCGACCGGCCCTACCGCGGTTGGAAGACCGGCACGGAGGAATACAAGGTCGCAAGAGGCCTGCTACGCGCACGTTACTACCCAGGGATCCCTCACGGCGTCGCGCGCACGTTCCACAACATGTACGTCTCGACGTTCGGGAGCGTGAAGGGCCACGAGACGAACCCGGACGGCCTCGCGCGAAGCCCCACGACCGGCTATCAGGCCATGTTCCGTTACGGTGCCCACCAGTCCGCGACGCGCGCCTGGCTAAGACCCACCCTCATGGGCGAGGACGTGGCGCGCAAGAACTTCTTCGGCCAAGAGATCGGAAAGGGATACGAAGTCGACATCTACACCGTGAACGGCGCGCCGAAGGAATCGTTCGTGAGACTCACGCGCGCGGAACCTGGTGCCCCCGACGGCGGTCTTTGGCGACCCGCCGCCCTAGGTCTTAGACCCGGGTACGAGACGGATGCCGTGAAGCGTTTCGTTGCCGGCGGCTACATACGGAGGATCTGA
- a CDS encoding sulfite exporter TauE/SafE family protein, translated as MLEGWLVAIGIFVAAVIYSSVGHGGATAYLAVLMLAGFAPADVAAPVLVINVAVAGIAFANYKAAGHFRPRVLVPFALASVPAAFIGGSHHIEPRVQALILGTALLFAAARLLLLPTLKSRPIVEEGSPTFFFAALGAGASLGFLAGATGIGGGIFLSPLLILAGWTDAKGAAPVAAAFIVLNSVSGLAARALLTDLDLSLLWALGPFAVLGGLLGSRVGAFRLSALTVQRSLGAVLAIAATRTLAPALL; from the coding sequence ATGCTCGAAGGGTGGCTCGTCGCGATTGGCATCTTCGTGGCCGCCGTCATCTACTCTTCGGTCGGCCACGGGGGGGCCACGGCGTACTTGGCGGTCCTGATGCTGGCGGGTTTCGCGCCGGCCGACGTCGCAGCACCCGTCCTGGTCATCAACGTGGCCGTCGCGGGGATAGCGTTCGCCAACTACAAGGCCGCCGGGCATTTCAGGCCACGCGTCCTCGTACCGTTCGCGCTCGCATCGGTCCCCGCCGCGTTCATCGGGGGCTCCCATCACATAGAGCCGCGCGTGCAGGCGCTCATCCTCGGCACTGCGCTTCTCTTCGCGGCGGCGCGACTTCTCTTGCTTCCGACCTTGAAATCACGTCCGATCGTGGAGGAAGGATCGCCCACGTTCTTCTTCGCAGCACTTGGCGCGGGCGCGAGCCTCGGTTTCCTGGCCGGCGCGACCGGCATCGGTGGCGGGATATTCCTCAGCCCGCTCTTGATCCTCGCCGGCTGGACGGACGCGAAGGGCGCCGCACCGGTCGCCGCGGCCTTCATTGTACTTAATTCCGTGAGCGGCCTCGCCGCGCGAGCTCTCCTGACCGATCTCGATCTCTCGCTACTTTGGGCCCTCGGGCCGTTCGCCGTCCTCGGTGGACTCCTGGGTTCAAGGGTCGGCGCGTTCAGGTTGTCGGCTCTCACGGTCCAAAGATCTCTCGGGGCGGTACTTGCGATCGCTGCCACCAGGACTCTCGCGCCCGCGCTACTCTGA
- a CDS encoding carboxymuconolactone decarboxylase family protein: protein MEKLPKAYTKLKDEHPEIAAAHDQLGSACARAGPLDAKTQSLVKLGISIGARLEGAVHAHARRALGAGATTEELRHTALLAATTIGFPSAVATQTWIDETVAEHKGQARKT, encoded by the coding sequence ATGGAAAAACTACCCAAAGCGTACACCAAACTGAAGGACGAGCACCCGGAGATCGCGGCGGCGCACGACCAACTCGGTTCGGCCTGCGCGCGCGCCGGACCGCTCGACGCCAAGACCCAATCGCTTGTGAAGCTCGGCATCAGCATCGGGGCGCGACTGGAAGGCGCCGTCCACGCGCACGCACGACGGGCCCTGGGGGCCGGGGCAACGACAGAGGAACTGCGCCACACCGCGTTGCTTGCCGCGACGACTATCGGGTTCCCGAGCGCGGTCGCCACGCAGACGTGGATCGACGAGACCGTCGCGGAGCACAAGGGGCAAGCGAGGAAAACCTGA
- a CDS encoding 4Fe-4S binding protein, with translation MKTAVVVVDDARRGVPGKRLAAKLRSLLPAQFTIVLTHTIPPDPRRIAPNLVAEGTECVVTVSNGTRDLSPFTAELARLSQVDDMNFEAIPAASVSTVLHGPMPLETLALLAAATASSATDYRPLGKDARHVIDVRRVREASETEPARSYVVPVTVTVPVVSEEKCQAARGCTTCRDACPVNAIATNGTARVSKETCVSCGICVAACPSGALELSGSTEGSLLRRIEFLLQSTQRDGPLLLVGSPAALASVTGDRDRERLRRLVLPLEVPCAAAVSPGLMLASLRRGACGMVLVACPRTEPCSASISRAAESAVAVNEIVKRAGQIGDSVRVIGPTEPARGLWMDLWSIVDLFPVVPIVFPAYVGAEAFPIDFRKEAREILNARGADSKGGW, from the coding sequence ATGAAGACGGCCGTCGTGGTTGTCGACGATGCGAGACGCGGCGTGCCCGGAAAGAGGCTCGCGGCAAAGTTGCGATCTCTCCTGCCGGCCCAGTTCACGATCGTGCTGACGCACACGATCCCCCCCGACCCACGACGCATCGCCCCGAATCTTGTGGCCGAGGGCACGGAGTGCGTCGTGACCGTGTCCAACGGGACGCGCGACCTGTCGCCGTTCACGGCGGAGCTCGCGAGGCTTTCGCAAGTGGACGACATGAACTTCGAGGCCATTCCGGCTGCCAGCGTTTCCACGGTGTTGCACGGGCCCATGCCCCTCGAGACGCTGGCGCTCTTGGCGGCGGCCACCGCCTCTTCTGCAACGGATTACCGCCCGCTCGGCAAGGACGCAAGGCACGTCATCGACGTGCGACGGGTACGGGAGGCGTCAGAGACTGAGCCCGCGAGATCGTACGTGGTCCCCGTCACCGTCACGGTGCCCGTGGTGAGTGAAGAAAAGTGCCAAGCGGCGCGTGGTTGCACCACTTGCCGCGACGCCTGTCCCGTGAACGCGATCGCGACCAACGGGACCGCAAGAGTCTCGAAGGAGACGTGTGTCTCGTGCGGCATCTGTGTCGCGGCCTGCCCCTCGGGTGCTTTGGAGCTATCCGGGTCGACGGAGGGTTCACTCCTTCGGCGGATCGAGTTCCTGTTGCAAAGCACGCAGCGGGATGGGCCCCTCCTCCTCGTCGGCTCGCCGGCCGCCCTCGCGTCCGTGACGGGCGACCGGGATCGAGAGAGGCTCCGGCGGCTGGTGCTCCCATTGGAAGTCCCGTGCGCTGCCGCGGTGAGCCCCGGCCTGATGCTCGCGAGCCTTCGCCGGGGCGCCTGCGGGATGGTCCTCGTCGCGTGCCCGCGGACCGAACCGTGCAGCGCCTCGATATCCAGGGCCGCGGAATCCGCGGTGGCCGTAAACGAGATCGTGAAGAGGGCGGGCCAGATCGGGGATTCGGTCCGCGTCATAGGGCCCACAGAGCCGGCCCGGGGATTATGGATGGATCTCTGGTCGATCGTGGACCTGTTCCCGGTCGTTCCCATCGTCTTCCCCGCGTACGTCGGCGCCGAGGCCTTTCCCATCGACTTTCGAAAAGAGGCTCGCGAGATATTGAACGCCCGTGGGGCGGACTCGAAGGGCGGGTGGTGA
- the moaA gene encoding GTP 3',8-cyclase MoaA: MGKGSGRGECTPAMIATAGGAGPLVDPFGRPVDDLRISLTSDCNLACWFCHREGMRPGADIMTADEVESLCEVASDLGIRFLKITGGEPLLRRDIARIVARAAPLFEEVSLVTNGQLLRRNARRLKAAGLTRVNVSLPALTASGYAKATGGRLEPVLDGIREAVAAGLDPVKVNAVVTRRTTDGLDEFIRWAASQGVMVQFIELHAPPGSPPGLLEERIDLADFETRLQGMAVSEERHRLHGRMRFRLARTAVEVTRPQYNPDFCRACKRLRLTHDGLLKPCLMRDDNLVDVLGPLRRGAGRPEISRLFTEAASRRAPFWSQEDVKAAVMQP; encoded by the coding sequence ATGGGGAAGGGGAGCGGTCGCGGCGAATGCACACCGGCGATGATCGCAACGGCTGGCGGCGCCGGCCCATTGGTAGATCCGTTCGGACGCCCGGTCGACGATCTGCGCATCAGCCTGACGAGCGACTGCAACCTGGCCTGTTGGTTCTGCCACCGTGAGGGTATGCGGCCGGGAGCCGACATCATGACCGCGGATGAGGTCGAGTCCCTATGCGAGGTGGCGAGCGACCTCGGGATCCGTTTTCTCAAGATCACCGGAGGCGAGCCGCTCCTGCGGCGCGACATAGCCAGGATCGTCGCACGCGCGGCGCCCCTCTTCGAAGAGGTCTCCTTGGTCACTAATGGACAGCTCTTGCGGCGAAACGCGCGAAGACTCAAGGCGGCGGGCCTCACGCGCGTGAACGTCAGCCTACCGGCTCTTACCGCGTCCGGGTATGCGAAGGCCACCGGGGGGCGTTTGGAACCGGTGCTCGATGGCATCCGCGAGGCGGTGGCGGCCGGCCTCGACCCCGTCAAGGTCAACGCAGTCGTCACCCGGAGGACCACCGACGGTCTCGATGAGTTCATCCGGTGGGCCGCATCCCAGGGCGTCATGGTACAGTTCATCGAGCTCCACGCTCCTCCCGGCTCACCTCCGGGTCTGCTGGAGGAAAGGATCGACCTTGCGGACTTCGAGACCCGATTGCAGGGCATGGCGGTCTCGGAGGAACGGCACCGGCTCCACGGACGCATGAGGTTCAGACTGGCCCGCACAGCGGTCGAAGTCACGCGTCCGCAGTACAATCCCGATTTCTGCCGCGCCTGCAAGAGACTTCGGCTTACCCATGATGGACTCCTCAAACCGTGCCTCATGCGCGACGACAACCTCGTCGATGTCCTTGGACCTCTTCGCCGGGGGGCGGGGCGCCCGGAGATCTCCAGACTCTTCACCGAGGCTGCGAGTCGGCGCGCGCCATTCTGGAGTCAAGAGGACGTAAAAGCGGCGGTGATGCAGCCGTGA